Proteins encoded by one window of Cannabis sativa cultivar Pink pepper isolate KNU-18-1 chromosome 4, ASM2916894v1, whole genome shotgun sequence:
- the LOC115712057 gene encoding beta-glucuronosyltransferase GlcAT14C has protein sequence MRKYHLLSLISSYCLWILAFAFSLVLLGAISRSTQNIFSEKVNDFQVPRRNTNRIIPSKEKGNPPILAYWIYGTNGDNERIIRLLKAIYHPRNRYLLQLDSGASDHERESLALFVQSEKAFQAFENVDVVGKSYAINEIGSSVVAATLHAAALLLKINSDWDWFITLSAADYPLMTQDDLLHALTFLPRNLNFVRYNASRWKERQTANRIVIDPSLYNKKSSPIMYSVETRHTPEAFTVFGGSPWVILTREFMEYCIQGWDNLPRRLLMYISNVIYPLESYFHTLLCNSNLFKNTTILNDDLSYTLWDSTFEISQLLTISHFDQLMSSTGTSAFARPFEANDPVLDKIDVTILNRTRKGFVTGEWCSSVSDHENEKESKKKLSSSLLDDELSCQSWGSIDIVKPSSIGVNLEVFLTKLAQINTLFGSSICSKDNK, from the exons ATGAGAAAATACCATCTTCTTTCACTAATCTCAAGCTATTGCCTATGGATTCTTGCATTTGCATTTAGTTTAGTGTTATTAGGAGCAATTTCAAggtcaacacaaaacatatttTCCGAAAAAGTCAACGATTTTCAAGTTCCAAGAAgaaatactaatagaataatccCATCAAAAGAGAAAGGAAATCCTCCAATCCTTGCTTATTGGATTTATGGTACTAATGGAGACAATGAGAGAATAATTCGGCTTTTAAAGGCGATATATCATCCAAGAAATCGATACCTACTTCAACTTGATTCGGGTGCTTCAGATCACGAAAGAGAGAGTTTAGCGCTTTTTGTTCAATCAGAGAAAGCGTTTCAAGCTTTTgagaatgttgatgttgttggAAAGAGTTATGCAATAAACGAGATTGGATCGTCGGTTGTTGCAGCAACGCTACACGCTGCAGCGTTGCTTCTCAAGATTAATTCGGATTGGGATTGGTTTATCACATTAAGTGCTGCTGATTATCCACTAATGACTCAAGATG ATCTTCTCCATGCTCTCACTTTCTTGCCAAGAAATCTCAATTTCGTTCGATACAATGCAAGTCGATGGAAAGA GAGACAAACTGCCAATCGAATTGTTATAGATCCAAGTTTGTATAACAAAAAAAGCAGTCCAATTATGTATTCTGTAGAAACTAGACATACCCCTGAAGCTTTTACTGTATTTGGAG GTTCTCCTTGGGTGATTTTAACAAGAGAATTTATGGAGTATTGTATCCAAGGATGGGACAATTTACCAAGAAGATTACTAATGTACATAAGCAATGTGATATACCCTCTTGAGTCCTACTTCCACACACTTctatgcaactcaaatttattcaaaaataccACAATACTCAACGATGACCTAAGTTACACACTTTGGGATTCAACATTTGAGATCTCTCAACTCCTCACCATCTCACATTTTGACCAACTCATGTCTAGCACCGGAACATCAGCTTTTGCAAGACCGTTCGAAGCAAATGATCCAGTGCTAGACAAGATCGATGTCACCATTCTCAACCGAACTCGAAAGGGTTTTGTCACTGGAGAATGGTGCAGTTCTGTTAGTGATCATGAAAACGAAAAAGAGAGTAAGAAGAAGTTATCGTCATCATTGTTAGATGATGAGTTGAGTTGTCAAAGTTGGGGAAGCATTGACATTGTGAAGCCTAGTTCTATTGGAGTTAATTTGGAAGTGTTTTTGACTAAACTTGCTCAAATTAACACATTATTTGGATCTTCTATTTGTTCCAAAGACAATAAGTAA
- the LOC115715059 gene encoding uncharacterized protein LOC115715059 isoform X1, with protein sequence MEALANSVFIPNFPEHHPLINNTQSSSVRTITKRIGCLKISESCGLYKLRTHAVPTPSEASGSGETEDDKPLNNGFGLLSSEDVVSLSQTMSRSIEWLLQSFNGLYCLLKGDLSQRKNSDTHLNLEPTVDSSLSSQCGSSAAAAGGTRAGLFRTPISGGVQSATSAHGLPRPALAVRNLMEQARFAHLCTVMSRMHHRREGYPFGSLVDFAPDPSGHPIFSFSPLAIHTRNLLADPRCTLVVQIPGWSGLSNARVTIFGDVYPLPEHQQEWAHKQYIAKHQQGPSQQWGNFYYFRMQNISDIYFIGGFGTVAWVDVKEYEAIQPDKIAVDGGEQNLKELNAIFSKPLKELLSAETEVDDAALISIDSKGTDVRVRQGAQFNIQRVSFDEGHSVETLEEAKAALWKLIKKGPVVYNLQK encoded by the exons ATGGAAGCCCTGGCAAACTCTGTGTTTATTCCCAACTTTCCAGAACATCATCCACTTATCAATAATACTCAATCTTCTTCAGTTAGAACAATCACTAAGCGAATTGGGTGCTTGAAAATCAGTGAAAGTTGTGGTCTTTATAAACTTCGTACTCATGCTGTCCCCACTCCCAGTGAGGCTTCTGGGTCCGGTGAAACTGAGGATGACAAGCCATTGAATAATGGGTTTGGCTTACTTTCTTCTGAAGATgttgtctctctctctcaa ACAATGTCTAGGAGTATCGAATGGCTCCTTCAGAGTTTTAATGGCCTATATTGTCTTCTGAAGGGTGATTTAAGTCAACGCAAAAACAGTGACACTCATTTAAATTTGGAACCAACCGTGGACTCGTCTCTTTCATCTCAATGTGGAAGTAGTGCTGCAGCAGCAGGAGGAACTAGAGCCGGGCTTTTTAGAACACCTATATCGGGTGGTGTACAAAGTGCTACTTCAGCTCATGGCTTACCTCGTCCAGCCTTAGCTGTTCGTAATCTTATGGAGCAG GCTAGGTTTGCTCATTTATGCACTGTAATGTCTCGAATGCACCATCGACGTGAAGGTTATCCTTTTGGTTCGCTAGTAGATTTTGCACCCGATCCTTCTGGAC atcctatattttcattttctCCATTGGCCATCCATACGCGGAATTTGCTAGCTGATCCGAGGTGCACCCTAGTTGTGCAG ATTCCCGGATGGAGTGGATTGTCAAACGCAAGGGTAACAATTTTCGGTGATGTCTATCCACTTCCAGAACACCAACAg GAGTGGGCTCATAAGCAATACATAGCTAAACATCAGCAAGGGCCATCTCAACAATGGGGGAATTTTTACTACTTTAGGATGCAAAACATAAG TGACATATATTTCATTGGCGGGTTTGGTACTGTTGCTTGGGTCGATGTCAAGGAATACGAAGCCATTCAGCCCGATAAGATTGCAGTTGATGGTGGCGAACAGAACCTAAAG GAACTcaatgcaatattttcgaagcCTTTAAAAGAACTGTTATCTGCTGAAACTGAAGTGGATGATGCTGCACTCATATCTATAGATAGCAAAGGAACCGATGTTCGGGTTCGTCAAGGTGCACAG TTCAACATACAGAGAGTTTCGTTCGATGAAGGGCATTCCGTCGAGACATTAGAAGAAGCAAAAGCTGCACTTTGGAAGCTCATAAAGAAAGGTCCAGTAGTATATAATTTGCAGAAGTAA
- the LOC115715059 gene encoding uncharacterized protein LOC115715059 isoform X2 translates to MEALANSVFIPNFPEHHPLINNTQSSSVRTITKRIGCLKISESCGLYKLRTHAVPTPSEASGSGETEDDKPLNNGFGLLSSEDVVSLSQGDLSQRKNSDTHLNLEPTVDSSLSSQCGSSAAAAGGTRAGLFRTPISGGVQSATSAHGLPRPALAVRNLMEQARFAHLCTVMSRMHHRREGYPFGSLVDFAPDPSGHPIFSFSPLAIHTRNLLADPRCTLVVQIPGWSGLSNARVTIFGDVYPLPEHQQEWAHKQYIAKHQQGPSQQWGNFYYFRMQNISDIYFIGGFGTVAWVDVKEYEAIQPDKIAVDGGEQNLKELNAIFSKPLKELLSAETEVDDAALISIDSKGTDVRVRQGAQFNIQRVSFDEGHSVETLEEAKAALWKLIKKGPVVYNLQK, encoded by the exons ATGGAAGCCCTGGCAAACTCTGTGTTTATTCCCAACTTTCCAGAACATCATCCACTTATCAATAATACTCAATCTTCTTCAGTTAGAACAATCACTAAGCGAATTGGGTGCTTGAAAATCAGTGAAAGTTGTGGTCTTTATAAACTTCGTACTCATGCTGTCCCCACTCCCAGTGAGGCTTCTGGGTCCGGTGAAACTGAGGATGACAAGCCATTGAATAATGGGTTTGGCTTACTTTCTTCTGAAGATgttgtctctctctctcaa GGTGATTTAAGTCAACGCAAAAACAGTGACACTCATTTAAATTTGGAACCAACCGTGGACTCGTCTCTTTCATCTCAATGTGGAAGTAGTGCTGCAGCAGCAGGAGGAACTAGAGCCGGGCTTTTTAGAACACCTATATCGGGTGGTGTACAAAGTGCTACTTCAGCTCATGGCTTACCTCGTCCAGCCTTAGCTGTTCGTAATCTTATGGAGCAG GCTAGGTTTGCTCATTTATGCACTGTAATGTCTCGAATGCACCATCGACGTGAAGGTTATCCTTTTGGTTCGCTAGTAGATTTTGCACCCGATCCTTCTGGAC atcctatattttcattttctCCATTGGCCATCCATACGCGGAATTTGCTAGCTGATCCGAGGTGCACCCTAGTTGTGCAG ATTCCCGGATGGAGTGGATTGTCAAACGCAAGGGTAACAATTTTCGGTGATGTCTATCCACTTCCAGAACACCAACAg GAGTGGGCTCATAAGCAATACATAGCTAAACATCAGCAAGGGCCATCTCAACAATGGGGGAATTTTTACTACTTTAGGATGCAAAACATAAG TGACATATATTTCATTGGCGGGTTTGGTACTGTTGCTTGGGTCGATGTCAAGGAATACGAAGCCATTCAGCCCGATAAGATTGCAGTTGATGGTGGCGAACAGAACCTAAAG GAACTcaatgcaatattttcgaagcCTTTAAAAGAACTGTTATCTGCTGAAACTGAAGTGGATGATGCTGCACTCATATCTATAGATAGCAAAGGAACCGATGTTCGGGTTCGTCAAGGTGCACAG TTCAACATACAGAGAGTTTCGTTCGATGAAGGGCATTCCGTCGAGACATTAGAAGAAGCAAAAGCTGCACTTTGGAAGCTCATAAAGAAAGGTCCAGTAGTATATAATTTGCAGAAGTAA
- the LOC115712292 gene encoding putative F-box protein At1g32420 produces the protein MRKIKCLNNDVFFEVLSLLPTKTLFQLKCVSKAWNNLISDRSFIQSQLQRTKLSISGFIFQDKFPWLNKDIKTVTYIPVDEEDFQFKQKIFDFLPEDVVVLSSCHGLICCRSCFPTQDPTIYICNPLNKEMTKLSWDSLGNDSIISLAFDPSQNPIDISTEFKLVTVEAFEIGGEEEQEEKKCVTFEIYSSRTKEWLRSREICQCNNNILNNKSIFIKGILYWQTDGDNILTFDLDKELSWLISVPVPAAEFKTIPQTCIGECGGQLNYVMISEEGLHLWCLEDSFESEWTLKYWKSLEMMEKEFPKLFYNLRGRVMQDVSICDTPWMNPMAFNGGILLLRVSAKIYLYHFESGKMEVVCVAPKLGLSAMFQPILLPYSMSLVPLK, from the coding sequence ATGAGAAAGATAAAGTGCTTGAATAATGATGTATTCTTCGAAGTGTTATCCCTATTACCTACAAAGACATTATTTCAATTGAAATGTGTATCTAAAGCTTGGAACAACTTGATATCTGATCGTTCTTTTATTCAATCTCAATTACAAAGGACAAAGCTCTCTATCTCAGGATTCATCTTCCAAGACAAGTTCCCATGGCTCAACAAAGATATCAAAACTGTCACATATATTCCTGTTGATGAAGAAGACTTTCAATTCAAACAGAAAATCTTTGATTTTCTCCCTGAGGATGTTGTGGTATTGTCATCTTGTCACGGTCTCATTTGTTGCAGGAGTTGCTTCCCTACTCAAGACCCAACAATCTACATTTGCAATCCATTAAACAAGGAAATGACCAAACTGAGTTGGGATTCACTTGGAAATGACAGCATTATATCTTTGGCTTTTGATCCATCTCAAAATCCCATAGACATTTCTACAGAATTCAAGTTAGTGACAGTTGAGGCATTTGAGAttggaggagaagaagaacaagaagaaaaaaagtgtgTCACATTCGAAATATACTCTTCAAGAACAAAAGAATGGTTGAGATCAAGAGAGATTTGTCAATGCAACAATAACATATTAAACAACAAAAGTATCTTCATCAAAGGAATATTATATTGGCAAACAGATGGTGACAACATTCTCACATTTGATTTAGACAAAGAGTTATCTTGGTTGATATCAGTACCAGTTCCAGCTGCAGAATTCAAGACCATTCCTCAAACATGTATTGGTGAATGTGGAGGACAACTTAACTATGTCATGATCTCAGAAGAGGGACTTCATCTATGGTGTCTCGAGGACTCTTTCGAGTCTGAATGGACACTTAAGTATTGGAAATCGTTAGAGATGATGGAAAAAGAGTTTCCAAAGCTCTTCTACAACTTACGCGGACGAGTAATGCAAGATGTGAGCATTTGTGACACTCCATGGATGAATCCCATGGCTTTCAATGGTGGAATTTTGCTGCTGAGAGTTTCTGCCAAAATCTACTTGTATCACTTTGAAAGTGGTAAAATGGAAGTGGTTTGTGTTGCTCCTAAGTTGGGTTTGAGTGCCATGTTTCAACCTATTCTACTTCCTTATTCCATGAGCTTGGTTCCACTCAAGTAA
- the LOC133037439 gene encoding uncharacterized protein LOC133037439, translating into MGTSKTEVNLRRLLATAPKQQNQAKLIHYVATLREQLEQLAEERTAEGLPRVSKAMVSDYSEKIEAIASKLSSMMPDLEVPQESLASTSVKGSSVELEEETRISPSLRLRRRSVPGSNFEDKAEANDANSSAPIKLDAMAQAHIEKHRKLQEDLTDEMVGLARQLKESSILVSQSVQNSEKILDSTEEAIERSLASTGHATSRASEIYSKSSATSCLTWLLMFVMICIFIMVVLLIRVT; encoded by the exons ATGGGAACTAGCAAAACGGAAGTAAATCTAAGAAGATTACTTGCTACTGCCCCTAAACAGCAGAACCAAGCAAAGCTTATTCAT TATGTTGCTACTTTAAGAGAACAGTTAGAACAATTAGCTGAAGAAAGAACAGCAGAAGGCTTACCAAG aGTTTCAAAAGCTATGGTGAGTGACTATTCAGAAAAGATTGAAGCCATTGCTTCAAAATTAAGTTCCATGATG CCTGATTTGGAAGTTCCTCAAGAGTCCTTAGCAAGTACTTCTGTAAAAGGAAGCTCCGttgaattagaagaagaaacTCGCATTTCCCCATCTCTAAGACTGAGAAGGAGATCTGT GCCTGGCTCAAATTTTGAAGATAAAGCTGAGGCTAATGATGCTAATTCTTCAGCACCTATCAAGTTGGATGCCATGGCACAAGCACATATCGAAAAGCACAG GAAACTTCAAGAGGACTTAACTGATGAAATGGTTGGGTTAGCTAGGCAACTCAAAGAGAGTAGCATTTTGGTGAGCCAGTCAGTGCAAAACAGTGAAAAG ATACTCGATTCGACAGAAGAGGCCATCGAACGTAGCTTGGCAAGCACCGGTCACGCGACTTCTCGAGCATCGGAAATATACTCAAAGAGCTCTGCAACATCATGCTTGACATGGCTATTGATGTTTGTTATGATTTGTATCTTCATTATGGTTGTGCTCTTGATTCGTGTCACTTGA